In Flavobacterium cerinum, one genomic interval encodes:
- a CDS encoding FadR/GntR family transcriptional regulator: MKLYTKIVNHIKEDIANGVYQPGEKIPAEPELMEKYGVGRSTIREAIKTLAISGILNVKQGSGTTVTGNYRELNMEQRLQRADFEEINSVRKLLEEEIIRLATVNRTEQQLIEIKQCLEKRKTAILSEKPEECANADIDFHMAIAFASGNKVLAELYYGFTVILRNFFTAREPKGISRFAMNHHLHEQLFLAIQEQNENAGIELLRQLLNANY; this comes from the coding sequence ATGAAACTGTATACCAAGATTGTTAATCATATTAAAGAAGACATTGCCAACGGTGTTTATCAACCCGGTGAAAAAATCCCGGCCGAACCGGAATTAATGGAAAAATATGGTGTGGGACGCTCGACTATACGGGAAGCGATTAAAACACTGGCTATTTCGGGAATCCTTAATGTTAAGCAAGGTTCAGGGACAACGGTAACCGGAAACTATCGGGAACTGAATATGGAACAACGGCTGCAACGGGCTGATTTTGAAGAAATAAATTCAGTTCGAAAATTACTCGAAGAAGAAATTATCCGTCTGGCAACTGTAAACCGTACGGAACAACAACTTATCGAAATCAAGCAATGCCTTGAAAAGCGAAAAACAGCCATTCTTTCAGAAAAGCCGGAAGAATGTGCCAATGCAGATATTGACTTCCATATGGCTATTGCTTTCGCATCCGGCAATAAGGTTTTAGCCGAATTATACTATGGTTTTACCGTTATTCTTCGCAATTTCTTTACTGCTCGGGAACCAAAAGGAATCAGTAGGTTTGCCATGAATCATCACCTGCATGAACAATTATTTCTGGCGATACAGGAGCAAAATGAAAATGCCGGAATCGAATTACTTCGCCAATTATTAAATGCTAATTATTAG
- a CDS encoding DUF1634 domain-containing protein, translating into MKKLISDTDVQQLVGQVLRYGVLTACFLAIAGGVAYLLHHGGSDVPSYHEFKGEGAGYTTFEGIIKGALALHPTEIIQFGVLALIATPILRVILSLIAFILEKDKMYIIITLIVLSIIMTSIFGGLKV; encoded by the coding sequence ATGAAAAAACTAATTTCTGATACTGATGTACAGCAACTGGTGGGTCAGGTATTGCGCTATGGTGTTTTAACCGCTTGTTTCCTGGCTATTGCCGGCGGAGTTGCTTACTTACTTCATCATGGCGGATCTGACGTGCCGTCTTATCATGAATTTAAGGGCGAAGGTGCCGGTTATACCACTTTCGAAGGAATTATTAAAGGCGCTTTAGCCTTACATCCGACGGAAATCATTCAATTCGGCGTACTGGCGCTCATCGCAACCCCGATACTTCGTGTTATCTTATCGCTGATCGCATTTATTCTTGAAAAAGATAAAATGTACATCATTATTACCCTTATTGTACTAAGCATCATTATGACCAGTATTTTCGGCGGATTAAAGGTATAG
- a CDS encoding ribonucleotide-diphosphate reductase subunit beta, whose translation MSIFDKRINYKPFEYPEVLQFTEAINKSYWVHSEVDFTADTQDFHSHLTEAEKTAIKHSLLAIAQIEVAVKSFWGNIYEHFPKPEFNGLGSTFAECEFRHSEAYSRLLEVLGYNDEFEKLLDIPVIMQRVDYLSNVLKDTRSQDNKKYVVALILFSILIENVSLFSQFAIILAFTRFKGYMKNVSNIIAWTSVDEQVHANAGIYIVNKIREEHPEYFDAETINLIRESVKDSIAVESDILDWIFEKGEIEIIKKHDLVNFMKFRIDESLGQIGIEKVFHVSPEEYQKMAWFEEEVFANSLDDFFAKRPVDYTKHDKSITANDLF comes from the coding sequence ATGTCCATTTTCGATAAACGAATCAACTATAAACCGTTTGAATACCCGGAGGTATTGCAGTTCACGGAAGCCATTAATAAATCGTACTGGGTACACAGTGAAGTCGATTTTACTGCGGATACTCAGGATTTTCACTCGCATCTGACCGAAGCTGAAAAAACAGCGATAAAGCACAGTTTATTAGCCATCGCACAGATTGAAGTAGCCGTAAAAAGTTTTTGGGGTAATATATATGAACATTTTCCGAAGCCTGAATTTAACGGTCTGGGCAGTACGTTTGCCGAATGCGAATTCCGCCATTCAGAAGCTTATTCCCGTTTACTGGAAGTATTGGGTTATAATGATGAATTTGAAAAATTACTGGACATTCCGGTGATCATGCAACGTGTAGATTACCTTTCGAATGTATTAAAAGACACCCGTTCTCAGGACAATAAAAAATATGTAGTAGCGCTTATTCTTTTTAGTATCCTGATCGAAAACGTATCACTATTCAGTCAGTTTGCGATCATTTTGGCCTTTACCCGTTTTAAAGGGTATATGAAAAATGTAAGTAACATTATCGCCTGGACTTCTGTTGATGAACAAGTACACGCTAATGCCGGTATTTATATTGTAAATAAAATCCGCGAAGAGCACCCGGAATATTTTGATGCCGAAACAATTAACCTGATTCGCGAAAGTGTTAAAGATTCTATCGCAGTAGAATCTGATATTCTGGACTGGATTTTTGAAAAAGGAGAAATTGAAATCATTAAAAAACACGATCTGGTTAATTTTATGAAGTTCCGTATTGACGAAAGTTTAGGTCAGATCGGCATTGAAAAAGTATTCCATGTTTCTCCTGAAGAATATCAGAAAATGGCCTGGTTTGAAGAAGAAGTATTCGCTAATAGTCTGGATGATTTTTTTGCTAAACGTCCGGTTGACTACACGAAACATGACAAAAGTATTACTGCCAACGATTTATTTTAA
- a CDS encoding NAD(P)/FAD-dependent oxidoreductase — MTKTIYDAIIIGGSYSGLSAAMSLGRALRNVLVIDEGKPCNSQTPHSHNFLTQDGVPPLQIATIAMEQVRQYPTVNFYKGRAVQGKKKVEYFEITTQDGNTFTARRLLFATGLKDHFPDIKAFAECWGISVLHCPYCHGYEVKQLPTGIIANGDIAFHYAQLIYNWTKELTIYTNGKSTLSEEQQRLIKSNSIAIIEKEIDYLDQEQGKVSRIVFKDTTDMPLEVLYSRPDWTQHCSIPEELGCELTEMGLLKVDATFKTTVEGIYASGDCSGMRTVSVAVSSGTQAGAFINNELAAIDFVKM, encoded by the coding sequence ATGACAAAAACAATTTATGATGCAATTATCATCGGAGGAAGCTACTCCGGTTTATCCGCAGCAATGAGTCTGGGCAGAGCTTTACGAAATGTATTGGTTATTGACGAAGGGAAACCTTGTAATAGTCAGACGCCGCATTCTCATAATTTCCTGACGCAGGATGGAGTACCGCCGTTACAAATAGCGACTATAGCGATGGAGCAGGTAAGACAATATCCGACCGTCAACTTTTATAAAGGTCGTGCCGTACAAGGGAAAAAGAAAGTTGAATATTTTGAGATCACAACGCAGGATGGAAATACGTTTACAGCACGCCGTCTATTATTCGCCACAGGTTTAAAAGATCATTTTCCCGATATAAAAGCATTTGCCGAATGTTGGGGTATTTCAGTATTACATTGTCCGTATTGTCATGGTTATGAAGTTAAACAGTTGCCAACCGGTATCATAGCTAACGGAGATATCGCTTTTCATTATGCACAGTTAATTTATAACTGGACGAAAGAATTGACAATATATACGAATGGGAAATCGACCTTATCCGAAGAACAGCAACGATTAATAAAGAGCAATTCAATTGCGATTATAGAAAAAGAAATTGATTATTTGGATCAGGAACAGGGAAAAGTAAGCCGTATTGTTTTTAAAGACACAACCGATATGCCACTTGAGGTGCTTTATTCCAGACCGGATTGGACGCAACATTGTTCGATACCGGAGGAATTGGGCTGTGAATTAACCGAAATGGGTTTGCTAAAGGTCGATGCTACATTTAAAACAACTGTAGAAGGTATCTATGCTTCAGGCGACTGTTCCGGTATGCGAACGGTGTCAGTAGCGGTGTCTTCAGGGACTCAGGCGGGTGCTTTTATCAATAATGAACTGGCTGCAATCGATTTTGTTAAAATGTAA
- a CDS encoding aldo/keto reductase, with the protein MHTNVKDYTLNNGVTIPEIGFGTWQTPDGATAVQAVKSALENGYRHIDTAAIYGNEKSIGQAIADSGIDRNDLFLTSKLWNSERGYESTLKAFEKTVSDLQTDYLDLYLIHWPANAKQFSDWKQKNADTWRAFEKLYQDGKIKAIGISNFMVHHLEALLETATVKPVINQIEYHPGYMQADVVAFCKERDILIEAWSPLGTGKMLNDPTLLDIASQYNVSVAQLCIRWCLQNGTLPLPKSITPERIKQNLDVYHFEISENDMKRIDALPYIGGSGLLPDEVDF; encoded by the coding sequence ATGCATACAAACGTTAAAGATTATACCCTTAACAACGGCGTTACGATTCCTGAAATCGGATTCGGAACCTGGCAAACTCCGGATGGAGCAACAGCTGTTCAAGCTGTAAAATCGGCTTTAGAAAACGGTTATCGCCATATTGATACCGCAGCAATCTACGGAAATGAAAAAAGTATCGGGCAGGCTATCGCCGATTCCGGTATTGACCGTAACGATTTGTTTTTAACCAGTAAGCTATGGAATTCTGAGCGCGGTTATGAAAGCACATTAAAAGCTTTTGAAAAAACAGTAAGCGATTTACAAACTGATTATTTGGATTTATACCTGATTCACTGGCCGGCAAATGCAAAACAATTTTCCGATTGGAAACAAAAAAATGCCGATACCTGGCGTGCTTTTGAAAAGCTATATCAGGACGGAAAAATAAAAGCCATCGGAATAAGTAATTTTATGGTACACCATCTGGAAGCTTTACTGGAAACAGCAACCGTGAAACCGGTGATCAACCAGATTGAATACCATCCGGGTTATATGCAGGCTGATGTAGTCGCTTTTTGTAAAGAACGCGATATCCTGATCGAAGCCTGGTCGCCACTGGGAACCGGAAAAATGCTGAACGATCCTACCTTATTGGATATCGCTTCACAATACAATGTTTCCGTAGCTCAATTATGTATCCGTTGGTGTTTACAAAACGGAACATTACCGTTACCGAAATCAATCACTCCGGAACGAATCAAACAAAATCTGGATGTTTATCATTTCGAGATTTCGGAAAATGATATGAAACGAATTGATGCCTTACCTTACATCGGCGGATCCGGTTTACTTCCGGATGAAGTGGATTTCTAA
- a CDS encoding sulfite exporter TauE/SafE family protein: protein MSILTFTLILLLGAYLAGLLGSLTGLGGGVVVIPLLTLVFGVDIRYAIGAALLASIATSSGSASAYVKEGITNIRLGMFLEIATTIGAVIGALIAVYTPTNTIAMLFGFVLIFSAAMTLRKKNQSALTEGSPLSYKLKLNSTYPTPNGEVPYKLKNIGAGFSIMTVAGVLSGLLGIGSGALKVLAMDATMHIPFKVSTTTSNFMIGVTAAASAVVYLQRGYMDPGIAFPVIIGVLAGAFTGSKLLTRMDPKVLRIIFCVAITFVALEMIYNGYHHKF from the coding sequence ATGTCAATACTTACCTTTACCCTTATCCTTTTACTGGGTGCCTATCTGGCCGGGCTTTTAGGATCACTGACCGGTTTGGGCGGCGGTGTGGTAGTGATACCCTTGCTGACACTTGTTTTCGGCGTTGATATCCGCTATGCCATCGGAGCTGCTTTACTGGCTTCAATCGCAACCTCATCCGGTTCTGCCAGTGCTTATGTAAAAGAAGGAATTACCAACATCCGCCTGGGTATGTTTTTGGAAATTGCCACAACCATTGGTGCAGTAATCGGAGCTTTGATAGCGGTTTATACGCCTACAAATACAATTGCTATGCTATTCGGTTTTGTTCTGATTTTTTCAGCGGCAATGACGTTGCGAAAAAAGAACCAATCGGCTTTAACAGAAGGAAGTCCGCTTTCTTATAAATTAAAATTAAACAGTACGTATCCCACTCCAAACGGAGAAGTTCCGTATAAGTTAAAAAATATCGGAGCCGGTTTTTCTATTATGACAGTTGCCGGTGTGCTATCCGGTTTATTAGGAATCGGTTCCGGAGCTTTAAAAGTACTCGCAATGGATGCCACGATGCATATTCCTTTTAAGGTGAGTACAACAACCAGTAATTTTATGATTGGGGTTACAGCCGCTGCCAGTGCTGTGGTCTATCTGCAAAGAGGTTATATGGATCCGGGAATTGCCTTTCCGGTAATCATAGGAGTATTGGCCGGCGCTTTTACCGGTTCTAAATTACTGACCCGAATGGATCCGAAAGTATTGCGTATCATTTTCTGTGTTGCAATAACATTTGTCGCTTTGGAAATGATTTATAACGGTTATCATCATAAATTCTAA
- a CDS encoding 5'-methylthioadenosine/S-adenosylhomocysteine nucleosidase family protein gives MNPEQKKLQELINENPLYVFALNSEAGEEFQNENTLFVGIGKVNTAYHLTKAIQTNRPGLIINLGSAGSTTFKKGSVICCTRFIQRDMDVRGLGFELYQTPLSNEEIVLSYGLSVPGLEEGICGTGDNFETNHTATDYTVVDMEAYAIALIAKQENIPFLCLKYISDGADGAAADDWTVQVHNAAVAFKNVLNGITIEEKQIQ, from the coding sequence ATGAACCCGGAACAGAAAAAATTACAGGAATTAATCAATGAGAATCCGTTATATGTGTTTGCGTTAAATTCCGAAGCAGGTGAAGAATTTCAAAATGAAAATACGCTTTTTGTAGGGATCGGAAAAGTCAATACGGCCTATCATCTGACTAAAGCGATACAGACTAACCGACCGGGATTGATTATTAACCTCGGATCTGCCGGAAGTACCACTTTTAAAAAAGGATCGGTGATATGTTGTACTCGTTTTATACAGCGGGATATGGATGTAAGAGGTTTGGGATTCGAATTGTATCAAACGCCGCTTTCCAATGAAGAAATCGTATTGTCTTATGGACTTTCCGTGCCTGGTTTAGAAGAAGGAATTTGCGGTACCGGTGATAATTTCGAAACCAATCACACCGCTACTGATTACACGGTAGTTGATATGGAAGCGTATGCGATTGCTTTAATTGCAAAACAGGAAAATATTCCGTTTCTCTGCCTTAAATATATTTCTGACGGTGCTGACGGAGCAGCTGCGGATGATTGGACAGTTCAGGTACATAATGCTGCCGTTGCATTTAAAAATGTCCTTAATGGGATTACTATTGAAGAAAAGCAGATACAATAA
- a CDS encoding NAD(P)-dependent alcohol dehydrogenase — protein sequence MKAVRYFGHKDVRIVNDMEKPVPSGDEVLLKIGGAGVCHSDLHIIDEGIVSGVTFTLGHENAGWVEEMGQDVKGFKKGDAVLVYGPWGCGHCKPCQHSQENYCDHQSEQAFGGGLGLNGGMADYMLVPSSRLLVPIHDLDPIIAAPLTDAALTPYSAIKRSLHKLMPDEFVVVIGVGGLGHVALQILSEMSGATIIACDITPERMEFAKKLGAAFTVNSMDKDADEQIRKITGIKKAKVVIDFVGASSTIDLGTKIVGLDGDLTIVGLGGGKYEYNMNGLPFGVSMTNPYWGSRTELMEVIGLARQKKIHIEVEKYRLDDAVEVYDKLRNGKIKGRAVLVP from the coding sequence ATGAAAGCAGTACGATATTTTGGACATAAAGATGTCAGGATAGTAAACGATATGGAGAAGCCGGTTCCGTCGGGAGATGAAGTATTGTTAAAAATCGGAGGTGCCGGTGTTTGTCATTCCGATTTACATATTATTGATGAAGGAATCGTTTCCGGAGTAACTTTTACATTAGGTCATGAAAATGCCGGTTGGGTGGAAGAAATGGGCCAGGATGTAAAAGGATTTAAAAAAGGAGATGCTGTTTTGGTATACGGACCGTGGGGATGCGGACATTGTAAACCTTGTCAGCATTCACAGGAAAATTACTGTGATCATCAGTCGGAACAGGCATTTGGCGGCGGATTAGGATTAAACGGCGGTATGGCCGATTATATGTTGGTTCCGTCTTCCCGTTTACTGGTTCCGATTCATGATCTGGATCCGATAATTGCAGCACCGCTAACCGATGCGGCTTTAACGCCTTATTCGGCTATAAAGCGCTCACTTCATAAATTAATGCCGGATGAGTTTGTAGTGGTGATTGGAGTAGGAGGATTAGGACATGTGGCTTTACAGATTTTGTCTGAAATGAGCGGAGCCACCATTATTGCTTGTGATATTACTCCGGAACGTATGGAATTTGCTAAAAAACTCGGAGCTGCATTTACCGTTAATTCAATGGATAAAGATGCCGATGAACAAATCCGAAAAATCACCGGTATCAAAAAAGCAAAAGTGGTCATTGACTTTGTCGGCGCATCTTCTACGATTGATCTCGGAACCAAAATTGTCGGATTGGACGGCGATTTGACAATTGTCGGATTAGGAGGCGGAAAATACGAATACAATATGAACGGTTTGCCCTTTGGTGTTAGTATGACCAATCCGTATTGGGGATCCAGAACCGAATTAATGGAAGTGATCGGATTAGCCCGTCAGAAGAAAATCCATATTGAAGTTGAAAAATACCGACTGGATGATGCGGTAGAAGTCTACGATAAACTGAGAAACGGAAAAATAAAAGGACGTGCCGTATTGGTACCTTAA
- a CDS encoding histone H1, whose translation MRDLLTKINAEIDAFKAESDLQVEKGNKAAGTRARKSALELSKLLKEFRKVSVEESKK comes from the coding sequence ATGAGAGACTTATTAACCAAGATCAACGCCGAAATCGATGCATTCAAAGCCGAGTCAGACTTACAAGTTGAAAAAGGAAATAAAGCTGCCGGAACAAGAGCACGTAAATCTGCTTTAGAACTAAGCAAGTTATTAAAAGAATTCAGAAAAGTATCTGTAGAGGAGTCTAAAAAATAA
- a CDS encoding ABC-F family ATP-binding cassette domain-containing protein: protein MLILQQLSYMHPNRELLFDDLNWVVNNHEKIALIGNNGVGKSTLFRIITGALQPSGGQCIVDTEPYYIPQIFGQYNQLTVAEALGIDRKLRALSEILSGNVDEDNFTQLNDDWTIEDRCREALTYWKLEDINPEQLMESLSGGQKIKVFLAGITIHQPELVLLDEPSNHLDYESRQLLYDFIKSSTLTMIVISHDRTLLNLLDTTAVLTAASIRVYGGNYDFYAAQKQIENNALHQDIQSKEKALRKAKEKERETLERQQKLDARGKGKQEKSGVARIMLNTMRNKAENSTSKLKSIHAEKIGGIAKELQDLRTTLPDIDKMKIGFGTPGLHKGKLQFKTEGLNHRYDQKWLWKQNIKFEIVSGDRVVIKGANGSGKTTLINCILGNIQPEKGMIQRTEGKLIYIDQDYSLIDNTITVYEQAQEFNTAALPEHEIKMRLNRFLFTREDWQKSCKSLSGGERMRLLLCGLTIGNQSPDCIILDEPTNNLDIQNIEILMASITEYQGTLIVVSHDMYFLKQINVDKTIDL, encoded by the coding sequence ATGTTGATTTTACAGCAACTATCCTATATGCATCCCAATAGGGAGCTTTTGTTTGACGACCTGAATTGGGTAGTGAACAACCATGAAAAAATAGCTTTAATCGGAAATAACGGTGTCGGGAAATCGACTTTATTCCGAATCATAACCGGAGCGCTACAACCATCCGGAGGTCAGTGTATTGTGGATACTGAACCGTATTATATTCCGCAAATATTCGGACAATACAATCAGCTTACCGTTGCAGAAGCATTGGGGATTGATCGTAAATTGCGAGCGCTGTCCGAAATTTTATCCGGTAATGTAGATGAAGATAACTTTACGCAACTTAACGACGATTGGACTATAGAGGACCGTTGCCGGGAAGCGTTAACTTACTGGAAACTGGAGGATATTAATCCGGAGCAATTGATGGAAAGTCTGAGTGGCGGACAAAAAATAAAAGTTTTTTTGGCGGGAATTACGATCCATCAGCCGGAATTGGTTTTACTGGATGAACCCAGTAATCATCTGGATTATGAAAGCCGACAGTTATTGTATGATTTTATCAAGTCATCAACCTTAACGATGATTGTAATAAGTCATGATCGGACGCTGCTCAACCTGCTTGATACGACTGCCGTTTTAACAGCTGCGAGTATTCGGGTATATGGCGGAAATTATGATTTTTATGCTGCTCAGAAACAGATCGAAAACAATGCGTTGCATCAGGATATTCAAAGCAAAGAAAAAGCACTGCGGAAAGCAAAGGAAAAAGAAAGGGAAACCCTCGAGCGACAACAAAAACTGGATGCGCGGGGAAAAGGAAAACAGGAAAAGTCAGGAGTTGCCCGAATCATGCTGAATACAATGCGTAATAAGGCCGAAAACAGTACATCGAAACTAAAAAGTATACATGCTGAGAAAATTGGCGGAATAGCAAAAGAATTACAGGATTTACGGACGACATTACCGGACATCGATAAAATGAAAATCGGTTTTGGAACGCCCGGATTACATAAAGGAAAATTGCAATTTAAAACAGAAGGATTGAATCACCGATATGATCAAAAATGGCTTTGGAAACAGAATATCAAGTTTGAAATTGTCAGTGGTGATCGAGTTGTGATAAAAGGAGCAAACGGTTCCGGAAAGACAACATTGATAAATTGTATTCTGGGAAATATACAACCGGAAAAAGGAATGATCCAACGTACGGAAGGAAAACTAATTTATATTGATCAGGATTATTCGCTGATCGATAATACGATCACGGTATATGAGCAGGCACAAGAATTCAATACAGCAGCTTTACCGGAACACGAGATCAAAATGCGATTAAACCGGTTTTTGTTTACTCGTGAAGATTGGCAAAAATCCTGTAAATCGTTAAGCGGTGGAGAGCGAATGCGATTATTACTCTGCGGACTCACCATCGGTAATCAGTCGCCGGATTGTATTATACTGGATGAACCGACTAATAATCTGGATATTCAGAATATTGAAATTCTAATGGCTTCGATTACGGAATATCAGGGTACTTTAATTGTTGTTTCACATGATATGTATTTCCTGAAACAAATCAACGTTGATAAGACGATTGACTTATAG
- a CDS encoding ribonucleoside-diphosphate reductase subunit alpha, which produces MQDIPQINTEIATDNTPLPKLWWKNSESEQILNRGYLLKGETVEGAIDRICSAAARRLFRPELKESFQEMIERGWMSISSPVWANMGTERGLPISCFNVHVPDHIEGITHKLGEVIMQTKIGGGTSGYFGELRERGSAVTDNGKSSGSVSFMKLFDTAMDTISQGGVRRGAFAAYLDIDHPDIEEFLKIKNIGNPIQNLFTGVCVPDYWMQEMIEGDTDKRHVWAKVLESRQQKGLPYIFFSDNVNKNKPQVYKDNNMRINASNLCSEIMLPSTKDESFICCLSSMNLELYDEWKDTEAVKLAIFFLDAVLQEFIEKTEGNYYLTAANKFAKRHRALGLGVLGWHSYLQKNMIPFEGMEAKMKTTEIFKHISDKADKATQELARIYGEPELLKGYGRRNTTTLAIAPTTSSSAILGQTSPGIEPFSSNYYKAGLSKGNFMRKNKYLKKLLEEKGLDNEEVWREIMLNGGSVQHISGLTQQEKDVFKTFKEISQLEIIQQAGIRQKFVDQAQSLNLNIPSELPIKEVNSLLIEAWKLGVKTLYYQRSQSVSKEFITNLVSCSSCES; this is translated from the coding sequence ATGCAAGATATCCCACAAATAAATACTGAAATTGCAACCGACAATACACCATTACCGAAACTATGGTGGAAAAATTCGGAAAGCGAACAAATCTTAAACCGCGGTTACCTGCTGAAAGGAGAAACCGTAGAAGGTGCTATTGACCGTATTTGTAGTGCAGCGGCTCGCCGGTTGTTTCGTCCCGAGCTGAAAGAATCGTTTCAGGAAATGATCGAACGCGGCTGGATGAGTATTAGTTCTCCGGTATGGGCCAATATGGGAACCGAAAGAGGATTACCGATCTCTTGTTTTAATGTACATGTTCCGGATCATATAGAAGGGATTACCCACAAATTGGGCGAAGTCATTATGCAAACGAAAATCGGAGGTGGTACTTCGGGTTATTTCGGAGAATTACGCGAACGCGGAAGTGCTGTAACCGATAACGGAAAAAGCAGTGGTTCGGTGAGCTTTATGAAATTGTTCGATACTGCTATGGACACCATTTCACAAGGTGGTGTACGCCGTGGTGCTTTTGCTGCTTACCTGGATATTGATCACCCGGATATTGAAGAATTCCTGAAAATCAAAAACATCGGAAATCCGATCCAAAACCTTTTTACCGGTGTTTGTGTCCCGGATTACTGGATGCAGGAAATGATTGAAGGTGACACAGATAAACGTCACGTATGGGCTAAAGTATTGGAAAGTCGTCAACAAAAAGGACTTCCTTATATTTTCTTTTCCGACAATGTAAACAAAAATAAACCGCAGGTATACAAGGACAACAATATGCGTATCAATGCCAGTAATTTGTGCAGCGAGATCATGTTACCGTCTACAAAAGACGAATCCTTTATTTGTTGCCTGTCGTCTATGAACCTGGAATTGTATGACGAATGGAAAGACACTGAGGCCGTAAAACTGGCTATCTTTTTCCTGGATGCCGTATTACAGGAATTTATAGAGAAAACGGAAGGTAATTATTACCTGACCGCTGCGAATAAGTTTGCCAAAAGACACCGCGCGCTTGGATTAGGCGTTTTAGGATGGCACTCTTATCTGCAAAAAAATATGATTCCGTTCGAAGGAATGGAAGCTAAAATGAAAACAACTGAAATCTTTAAACACATTAGCGATAAAGCCGACAAAGCAACACAGGAACTGGCTCGTATTTACGGAGAACCGGAATTATTAAAAGGTTACGGACGTCGAAACACGACTACTTTAGCCATTGCTCCGACCACCTCATCTTCTGCTATTTTAGGGCAAACTTCACCTGGAATTGAACCTTTTAGCAGTAATTATTACAAAGCCGGTTTGTCGAAAGGTAATTTTATGCGTAAAAATAAATACCTGAAAAAACTGTTGGAAGAAAAAGGTCTTGACAATGAAGAAGTATGGCGTGAAATCATGCTAAACGGAGGAAGCGTACAACATATAAGCGGACTTACACAGCAGGAAAAAGATGTTTTTAAAACGTTTAAAGAGATCAGCCAGCTGGAGATTATTCAACAGGCTGGTATTCGTCAGAAATTCGTAGATCAGGCACAAAGCCTTAACTTAAATATCCCATCTGAATTACCGATTAAAGAGGTCAACAGTCTGCTAATCGAAGCCTGGAAACTGGGTGTAAAAACATTATATTACCAACGTAGCCAAAGTGTTTCGAAAGAGTTTATCACGAATCTGGTGAGTTGCAGTAGCTGCGAATCGTAA
- a CDS encoding GNAT family N-acetyltransferase — translation MSFSIQTPLENDKISLHPLQESDFETLYNLASDPKVWEQHPNKDRWKKEVFRTFFEGAMLSKGAYRIVDKATGEIAGCTRFYDYNENENSILIGYTFYAVKFWGTGINPSVKKLMMDYAFQFVDAVYFHIGATNFRSQIAISRLGAVKVSEENVAYHGEAPKLNFVYRIEKKDWEEANKKI, via the coding sequence ATGTCATTTTCCATTCAAACTCCGTTAGAAAACGATAAAATCAGTTTACATCCGCTACAGGAATCCGATTTTGAAACTTTATATAACCTGGCTTCCGATCCGAAAGTCTGGGAACAGCATCCCAATAAAGACCGTTGGAAAAAAGAAGTATTCCGTACTTTTTTTGAGGGAGCGATGCTGAGTAAAGGAGCCTATCGCATTGTCGATAAAGCTACCGGAGAAATAGCCGGTTGTACCCGTTTTTACGATTATAATGAAAACGAAAACAGTATTTTAATCGGTTATACGTTTTATGCGGTGAAATTCTGGGGAACCGGGATTAATCCATCGGTAAAAAAGCTGATGATGGACTATGCTTTTCAGTTTGTTGATGCCGTTTACTTTCATATCGGAGCTACAAATTTTCGTTCGCAAATTGCTATATCCCGTTTAGGAGCAGTTAAAGTGAGCGAGGAGAATGTTGCTTATCATGGTGAAGCACCAAAACTGAATTTTGTTTACCGAATAGAAAAAAAGGATTGGGAAGAGGCAAATAAAAAGATATAA